The following proteins are co-located in the Cydia pomonella isolate Wapato2018A chromosome 19, ilCydPomo1, whole genome shotgun sequence genome:
- the LOC133528417 gene encoding 52 kDa repressor of the inhibitor of the protein kinase-like isoform X2, which translates to MASTRANSIPCSADGCRNNKKNKNLSFFSLPTDEEQRNRWLEIIGRTDLIEKKDLKPRNYVVCSAHFEKDMIIQTPRLKPEALPTKYIPDVPTTCPDKTTTDGTTQTNLDVNITSDNKNVSTYKTVETQTDEARNDTAQTSIGVSTGILRKRKLRTGIQDPEENKRKLELVKKKIMRLQKIEKELEGDTSHSHSGW; encoded by the exons ATGGCTTCGACACGAGCCAACTCCATTCCTTGCAGTGCAGATGGGTGTAGAAACaacaaaaagaataaaaatttatcgtttttctCTCTTCCGACAGACGAGGAACA GCGAAACAGATGGTTAGAAATTATAGGTAGAACTGacctaatagaaaaaaaagatttgaAACCAAGAAACTATGTCGTTTGTTCCGCTCATTTTGAAAAAGACATGATTATACAGACGCCTCGCCTAAAGCCAGAAGCATTGCCTACTAAGTATATTCCTGACGTGCCTACTACATGTCCAGATAAAACAACCACGGATGGAACAACACAAACGAATTTGGACGTCAATATAACATctgataataaaaatgttagtaCATATAAAACAGTAGAAACACAAACCGATGAGGCACGAAACGATACAGCGCAAACATCTATTGGTGTTTCTACGGGCATactaagaaaaagaaaacttcGGACAGGAATACAGGACCCtgaagaaaataaaagaaaattagaaTTGGTTAAGAAGAAAATAATGAGACttcagaaaattgaaaaagaaCTTGAAGGTGATACATCTCATTCGCATTCTGGGTGGTAA
- the LOC133528417 gene encoding uncharacterized protein LOC133528417 isoform X1, whose protein sequence is MSSLRGNNTRCSVDGCKNNKRNKHLSFFALPADEETRNRWLEIIGRTDLIEKKDLKPRNYVVCSAHFEKDMIIQTPRLKPEALPTKYIPDVPTTCPDKTTTDGTTQTNLDVNITSDNKNVSTYKTVETQTDEARNDTAQTSIGVSTGILRKRKLRTGIQDPEENKRKLELVKKKIMRLQKIEKELEGDTSHSHSGW, encoded by the exons ATGTCTTCGTTACGTGGAAATAACACCCGCTGCAGTGTAGATGGGTGTAAAAACAACAAAAGGAATAAACATTTATCGTTTTTCGCCCTTCCGGCAGACGAGGAAAC GCGAAACAGATGGTTAGAAATTATAGGTAGAACTGacctaatagaaaaaaaagatttgaAACCAAGAAACTATGTCGTTTGTTCCGCTCATTTTGAAAAAGACATGATTATACAGACGCCTCGCCTAAAGCCAGAAGCATTGCCTACTAAGTATATTCCTGACGTGCCTACTACATGTCCAGATAAAACAACCACGGATGGAACAACACAAACGAATTTGGACGTCAATATAACATctgataataaaaatgttagtaCATATAAAACAGTAGAAACACAAACCGATGAGGCACGAAACGATACAGCGCAAACATCTATTGGTGTTTCTACGGGCATactaagaaaaagaaaacttcGGACAGGAATACAGGACCCtgaagaaaataaaagaaaattagaaTTGGTTAAGAAGAAAATAATGAGACttcagaaaattgaaaaagaaCTTGAAGGTGATACATCTCATTCGCATTCTGGGTGGTAA